A window of Ruminiclostridium herbifermentans genomic DNA:
CACCTGTTCCTGCCCACTTAGTATCAATAAAACCACCACCGTTGATAGCTGCTATAGCTCCGTATCTTTTAGCGATGCTGCTAGTGGTCTGCCCAGCTCTAGGTATTTGATTTGAGTATCCCACTTTAATTCTTGTAGGATCCTCTATAACTAAAAGTTTACCGTTAAAATTACTGCTCTCTATATCAAAAAGTTCTGTTTTATTGGTATGATGTATTCCAAAATTAAGCGGCTTTATATCTTCAGTATTAACATTTGAAATAGCATAACCATCACCCAATATATTTGCAATTGCTTTATCTGAAAGAAATGTTCTCGCTACTTCCTTGAGCGTATATGAATTCCATAAAACTCCTGTAACAGAGCATTTTACATTCTCAAAAGGCCCATAAAATATAAGCAAAGGTGTTGTCAACGACAAAAATATAAACTCAAATATAAAAAATTCCAATAAACTCTTAAGCTTACTTTTCTTTTTTTTACCTTTAACTTTTTTTTTGCTATCACCAAGCTCCTTTTTATCTACCAAAGCATTATTACTCATTAATCCCCCTGAAGTACACAAAACCCAATGATTCTAAATATTAAATGTTCAACTATCCCAGTTGAATATTTTAGTTGTGTGCTTATCAAATGAAAAAAGATTCAGTGTCATTCAAGTAAAACGCTGAGAATGACCAATTCTTTTTTACAATATCTTATATATCACAATATCCTATAATCAAAATTCATTTAATCAAAATTCATTTTTGTAACAATTACAATTTTTTTAAGTTCACCGTTATTGCAGTAAAATCAGCAATAAACCAAATACTAATTCTATAACACCATTAAACTTTTTCATCCCGGATACTGATTATTTAATTTAAATAAAAAAGCAAATAAAAAGTATACACGTTTTTTTGTGTATACCTTCAAAAATGATGGTAATTATATTATATTCTGCAAATGCTCTTTTTTCAATATTTATAAAGTTAGAGAAATTATATGAATTGAAAATTTGAACTGTTAATATAAGCCATTACACTAATTAATTTTTGAACACACTAATTAATTTTTGAACTGAGTTTAGTAAATTATTTACTGTTACACTAATGCGTACGCGAAAGCAGCTTAGATAACTGGGGTTCTAGATTAAAAATATTTATTTGAACATTTTGAACATATAGTTAAATAATAGTTTATTTATTACAACGTAGCTATGAAATCATGAATACTGAATGCTGACAGCAGTATAATTAACTATAATTAAAAAAATATCTTGTGTAGCCCATTTAGATGAGTTTGTACAGAAGTATCAGTAAGCCAATACTATAATTTTACCATTAAAGCTTATACATTAAAGCTTATAAAGTAATTATCACAACCATTAAGTTATCTTTAATCTATCAAATGTGGCATGTACTCTCTCAAATAATATACCCGCGACAAACCAAGCCGGTGCATAATCTAACCTAACAAGTCCTTCAACAGCAAATTTGCCAAAGTACTGCCAGGGATAGACATTAAGCATTCCAAGCAATATCTTTCCTGTAGAGTATTCTATACCCCAAATTATTACAACCCAAATAATACCTCTCAAGACTACATTCCAATCGTGGATTATGTCATGCAGGGGTTCTAAGAATACAGCACATCCATATATAAATAACATCCAGAGGCTGGTATATGCTTCTAAAGCCATATCACCATTCATTAGTGAATATAGGCCAGTCCAAACTATCTCCATGCTCCAGCCAATAATACCATATAAAAAGAATCGTTTAATCATAGTATTATTATTTATATATCAAAATATCATTTTTTATTTATAAAGTTTATAAATTTATTTCAGTATTTTTTTCCATAAATGTCATATAATATTAACTGCACATCTACTTAAAATTAAATTCGTTGTAAATACTACCAATAATTGCTCTTTTGTGTTATTATAACAAGTAAATCGTATATTTTATTTGACATGTATACTTTGTTATAATGCCTAGATTCAAAATGAGATTTTTCTATTACAGAGAGTGCAGAGAAATTTCATTACATTCACCGGCATTAAAGCGAAGCTGGATATATTCTCACCGCTTCAAAATCAAAGGAACAACCGCCGCTTTTAATAGCGGGAGACATTTTGCTTCGTTATAATGCTTTATTAAAAATCAAATGAAAGATAGGAGAATGCATATGTATTTAGTCGGTAAAATTAATGTAATTTCAGCATTGCCAGAAGAATTTAAAAGACTTAATGATATTGCTTATAATTTATGGTGGTCATGGAATCCTGAAGCCATTGACCTCTATAGAGAAATCGATTTAGACTTGTGGAAAAAACTGAACAGAAATCCAGTACGTTTCTTACAGGAAGTAAGTCAAAAAAAGCTCCAATCAAAACTTAATGATGCAGATTTTATGAAAAGGCTAGAAAATGTAGTAAATACATTTGACAATTACATGTCTGAAAAAAACACATGGTTTAATAAAACATATCCTCAAAATACAGATAAGATGATTGCATATTTTTCTGCTGAATATGGATTAAATGAAGTATTGCCTATTTATTCAGGAGGTCTAGGTGTACTTTCAGGAGATCATTGTAAAGCCGCAAGCGATCTTGGTCTTCCATTCACAGCAATAGGTCTGTTCTATAAGCAGGGCTACTTCAGTCAGAGAATAAATTCAGATGGCTGGCAGCAAACTTGTTTTAATGACCTAAATGTATCACAATTGCCAATTCTACCAGCATTAAATCAAAATGGTGAGCAAGTGCAAATTAGTATTACCTTTGCTGGCAGAACAGTGTATGCACAAGTATGGAAGGTTCAGATAGGCAGAATTAATTTATACCTTATGGATACAGATGTTCCACAAAACTCTAATAACGATAGATCTCTTACAGCAAGATTATATGGCGGTGATCAAGAAACAAGAATTCAACAGGAAATCTTCCTTGGGATTGGTGGTATAAGGGTATTAGACGCATTGGGCATTAATGCAACAGTATATCATATGAACGAAGGTCACTCCGCATTTATGGGATTAGAACTTATTAGAAAGCTTGTTAATGAAAAACACATAAGCTTCAGTGAAGCTAAAAAAATTGTTGAGAATTCATCAATATTTACTACTCATACTCCTGTTCCAGCTGGTAATGATGTATTCCCTCTTTATATGATGGATAAATACTTCGGAGATTTCTGGGGACAATTAGGGTTAAGCAGATATGATTTCTTGGAACTTGGACTTAAAAAGTCAGAAGATCAAAACTTCAATATGACTGTTCTTGCACTAACCCTAGCAGGTAGAAAAAATGGAGTAAGTGAGCTTCATGGAGCTGTTTCAAGAGATATATTTAGCGATGTATGGCCTGGAGTACCAAAAAATGATATTCCAATTACACATGTAACTAATGGTATTCACACATTAACATGGATTTCACCTAAAATAAAAGCACTTTATGACAAATATCTTGGTAGTGACTGGACATCTAAAATATACGAAAGTTCTACTTTTGAAGGTATCGATAATATTCCGGACGAAGAATTATGGGAAATTCATAAAGAATTAAAATTAAAGCTAATTAACTTTGTAAGGGCAAAACTTAAGCAACAAAAGCTAGCAAATGGTGAATCTATGGAAGCTGTAAGACAAGTAGATAATTTCCTTGATCCAAATGCACTTACTATTGGTTTTGCTAGAAGATTCGCCACATATAAACGTGCAAATCTGATTTTCAGAAATTTAGCCAGAATTCAAAAGATTCTTAACAACCCAGAAAAACCAATGCAAATTATCTTTGCTGGTAAGGCACATCCTGCTGATGGCCCTGCACATGATGTTATTAAAAACATTAATGATATTGCAAAGCAAGAAGGTTTTTACGGAAAAGTTATTTTGCTTGAAAACTATAATATGACTGTTGCAAGAAATTTAGTTCAAGGCGTTGATGTATGGATGAACAATCCAAGAAGACCTCTTGAAGCCAGCGGAACTAGTGGTCAAAAAGTTTGTATAAATGGTATTATAAACTTTAGTATTTTAGACGGCTGGTGGTGTGAAGGTTATGACGGAGAAAACGGTTGGGTTATAGGTGATGAGACAGAATTTGACAACGAGTATTCTCAAGATAATATTGACAGCGAATCAATCTATGACACTTTAGAAAGCAAGATAGTACCTTTATTCTACAATGTTAATGAAAAAGGTATTCCAACAGAATGGGTTCGCATGATGAAAAACTCCATCAAATCTCTAACTTGGAACTATAGTACTGATAGAATGGTAAAGGAATATACAGAAAGAATGTATCTTCCTGCAATAAATGGCACCGAAATGGTATGTGCTGATAACTATAGCCTTGCTAAACAGCTTTCAGCCTTTGAACAGCATATGAAAGCTAATTGGCATCAGGTTCAGTTATTCTCTGAAAAGTTCATGAACAACCTAAAAGATTATAAATCTGACTCTGGACATGAAATACACCTGACTGCTTATGCAAAGCTTGGAATTATAGATCCATCAGATGTTATGGTTGAGGTATATTATGGTTCTTTATGCAACGGTATGATAATTAATGCTCAATCCATAGAAATGAAGTTAGATGGTAAAACTGAGGATGGTTCCTATAAGTACTCCTTAGATCTAAAAATAGAAGATGGCGGCGAATATGCTTATACCTTCAGAGCTACACCAAAGAATCCAAACCTTATTAATAGATTTGACACAGGCTTAATTCGTTGGGTTGAATAATTTTATAGCTGTCAAATAAATATTATTTAGTTAAAACATAGCCACCTTTTCATCAAACAGTAAAGCTCTATTTGGTGAAGAGGTGGCTTTTTGAGTTTATAGTAGTTCTTACGTATTTAATCTCATAATGGGGCTTGGAATTTTAGGGGTCATTGTTATTGTAGTTATATTAGTCTCAAAATATTTCTATTTGCTTATTTTTATTTGTATTTAAAATGAATAATCAAATTATAAATAGTTCAAAAGCAACATTAGTGTAAAGTTCGCAAATAAGTGCTATTTCAATACTGGAATATCCCAATCAACCCACATATTTTTGTCAAATGTAATTCCACCATCTTGCTTCATGTAATTTGTATTAACAGAGTTGTCTCCTAATAAGAATTTCTTAATAAATGCTTCTACTTCAGGGAATTGAGAAGATGGAAGTACACAATGGTCAGGATGTCCCACTGAAGAATAACCCATATTGCTTGGTACTCCAAGTGCTTCATATATCATATTTGTTGTTTTTCCTGTTGCAAAACAGCTAACATTTCCTAACCATTCCATTGATGTATTTTCTATTATCAATAAACCACGTGGTGCACAAAGTCCTGCAACCAAATGCTGGTCAACTGGCAGCTTGTTTACTGCATTTCCGAATTGTGCAAATGCACTTCCCTGCCATGGATTTTCTGTTACAATTTGTGCAGCAGTCTGTACATTTTGTCCTCTTGATTTTTGCCAGTCAGATACTCTCCAGCTAGCAGCTCCACCAGAGCCTGATTCTTGAGGTATAGTTAACTGAATTCTCTCATTAAACGCACCACATGCAAGAGCACCCTTTCCGTAACGTGATCCACCTGTTACACCAAGCTTAGCTGCATTAATTCTAGCTTCAGGAGTTGTTTCTAATGCATCTATCAAGCGGTCAACACCCCAAGCCCAAGCCATCAGTGAACCTGCAGAATGATTTTTGCCATACAAGTCATAGAACTTACCAGTTCCTCTTGAGTTAGCACCTGACTGTGCACCTAACTCATCACAAGGGAAGGTAATCAACGCTACACCCATATTCAATATATTTGATGAATTAAGAGTATTCATACCAATACCTATCATTGCAGGATAAGGCGCAGTTCCTTTTGATGGATACTGTATTGAACAAGTAAATGATATTGTTTTACCATTATCAGTAACAGTTACAGTTATTTTATTGTTACTAAATGAACCTTTTACGCTATCTGGTGCCTCTGGTTTACTTCCATAAATAAATGCCTGAGCAAGAGCACTAATTTCCTTCTGACGAGCTTTCCATTGAGCCTTTGTAGTAACCTTATCACCATTATAGAACTTGAAAGGGTCTGGAAGCTTAGGATTTGCTTGTAATTGTGAGAATGAAGGAATAACTATTGGATGAACATATTCATCCTCACCCTTATCAGCTGGGAATTTGTCGATAATCTTTAATAAAAATTGCTTCATAATAGCAAAGTCAAGAGCATCTATTGAGCCGCTTGCATCAACATCACCAGCAGCTTTCTGTTCACTTGTAAATGTAGTGGTTCCAAGTAAATATTGTTTCATTAGTGCATTGTCTAGAGCATCTACTGCCCCATCACCATTTAGGTCTCCATAAACAACTGCTGCCGCCTGTGTTCCACCAGGAACAGCAATAGCACTGGTTATAGAAAAAACGCAGGCTAAAATTGATAAACATAGTAAATACGAGATACTTCTTCTTAAACCTAAAGACTTAATGAACATAGTATTTCCCCCTTAAAAATTTTAATTTATCTATTGTAAAGTACCAAAGTCAATTCGGCTGGAATCCCCTTAATTTCAGCATTTAAAACCAAGCCCCTTAAGTCTTCAAAACAAACGCATTATGCATATGCTTAGAAGTCAAAGCTTTCAAATATAATTGACTTTAAAGTACCTTTACACCATACTTAGCAGTGCAATAGCAACACATTTTTGCATTACTTCCAATTTACTTTCTTTCTATATCTTTTAAATACACTTTAATAACTAAGCTTTCGAATAAAAATTCAAGCTATTCTTAAACTACCGATGTCTTACTGACAAATAAACTAACTTATTTAATAAAATTAGTTAGCCTTTCATTTGATAAGCTTAAGCACCTACAA
This region includes:
- the glgP gene encoding alpha-glucan family phosphorylase, translated to MYLVGKINVISALPEEFKRLNDIAYNLWWSWNPEAIDLYREIDLDLWKKLNRNPVRFLQEVSQKKLQSKLNDADFMKRLENVVNTFDNYMSEKNTWFNKTYPQNTDKMIAYFSAEYGLNEVLPIYSGGLGVLSGDHCKAASDLGLPFTAIGLFYKQGYFSQRINSDGWQQTCFNDLNVSQLPILPALNQNGEQVQISITFAGRTVYAQVWKVQIGRINLYLMDTDVPQNSNNDRSLTARLYGGDQETRIQQEIFLGIGGIRVLDALGINATVYHMNEGHSAFMGLELIRKLVNEKHISFSEAKKIVENSSIFTTHTPVPAGNDVFPLYMMDKYFGDFWGQLGLSRYDFLELGLKKSEDQNFNMTVLALTLAGRKNGVSELHGAVSRDIFSDVWPGVPKNDIPITHVTNGIHTLTWISPKIKALYDKYLGSDWTSKIYESSTFEGIDNIPDEELWEIHKELKLKLINFVRAKLKQQKLANGESMEAVRQVDNFLDPNALTIGFARRFATYKRANLIFRNLARIQKILNNPEKPMQIIFAGKAHPADGPAHDVIKNINDIAKQEGFYGKVILLENYNMTVARNLVQGVDVWMNNPRRPLEASGTSGQKVCINGIINFSILDGWWCEGYDGENGWVIGDETEFDNEYSQDNIDSESIYDTLESKIVPLFYNVNEKGIPTEWVRMMKNSIKSLTWNYSTDRMVKEYTERMYLPAINGTEMVCADNYSLAKQLSAFEQHMKANWHQVQLFSEKFMNNLKDYKSDSGHEIHLTAYAKLGIIDPSDVMVEVYYGSLCNGMIINAQSIEMKLDGKTEDGSYKYSLDLKIEDGGEYAYTFRATPKNPNLINRFDTGLIRWVE
- a CDS encoding putative ABC transporter permease — translated: MIKRFFLYGIIGWSMEIVWTGLYSLMNGDMALEAYTSLWMLFIYGCAVFLEPLHDIIHDWNVVLRGIIWVVIIWGIEYSTGKILLGMLNVYPWQYFGKFAVEGLVRLDYAPAWFVAGILFERVHATFDRLKIT
- a CDS encoding dockerin type I repeat-containing protein, with amino-acid sequence MFIKSLGLRRSISYLLCLSILACVFSITSAIAVPGGTQAAAVVYGDLNGDGAVDALDNALMKQYLLGTTTFTSEQKAAGDVDASGSIDALDFAIMKQFLLKIIDKFPADKGEDEYVHPIVIPSFSQLQANPKLPDPFKFYNGDKVTTKAQWKARQKEISALAQAFIYGSKPEAPDSVKGSFSNNKITVTVTDNGKTISFTCSIQYPSKGTAPYPAMIGIGMNTLNSSNILNMGVALITFPCDELGAQSGANSRGTGKFYDLYGKNHSAGSLMAWAWGVDRLIDALETTPEARINAAKLGVTGGSRYGKGALACGAFNERIQLTIPQESGSGGAASWRVSDWQKSRGQNVQTAAQIVTENPWQGSAFAQFGNAVNKLPVDQHLVAGLCAPRGLLIIENTSMEWLGNVSCFATGKTTNMIYEALGVPSNMGYSSVGHPDHCVLPSSQFPEVEAFIKKFLLGDNSVNTNYMKQDGGITFDKNMWVDWDIPVLK
- a CDS encoding phosphodiester glycosidase family protein → MSNNALVDKKELGDSKKKVKGKKKKSKLKSLLEFFIFEFIFLSLTTPLLIFYGPFENVKCSVTGVLWNSYTLKEVARTFLSDKAIANILGDGYAISNVNTEDIKPLNFGIHHTNKTELFDIESSNFNGKLLVIEDPTRIKVGYSNQIPRAGQTTSSIAKRYGAIAAINGGGFIDTKWAGTGGAPLGYIISEGKYISGESKDKTTKRDTIAFTEDGMLIVGKHSQNDLKKYNVKEAISFGPPLIVNGKPTIKSGDGGWGISPRTAIGQRADGSVLFLVIDGRSLKSYGATLKEVQDILLEKGAVNAANLDGGSSTTMYYDGKVINTPSDALGERSVPSVFMVMP